Sequence from the Terriglobales bacterium genome:
GAGTCGGGCAGGGGGTCGTTGGAGCTGAAGGCGTCCACCGGGCCGCCCGCGAACTCGTCCGGCTGCAAGAACCGCCCCAGGCTGGACGAATAATGCCGGGCGATGAAGTAATCGAGGCCGGTCTCCGCGTCCCGCTCCTTGCCGGTGAACTTGTAGGCGTTGGGGTCGTTGTTCACGATGATTCGCTCGCCCCCGAACGGGTAGTAGTCGCTCTCCTCCACAATCGTTCCCGCCGCGTTGGTGATCACGCTGGCCGAGCCCAGGTGGTCGGAAAAGTAGTAGACCACCGCCCCCGTAGCTGCCGTCCGCCGCGCCACCCGCCGGCCGTTGAAGAACACGTACTCCTCGCGGATGTTGGAGCTCAGGTCGCTCTCCGCCAGCAGCTCCCCGTTCGGCCCGTACCAGTAGGCGGTGTCCACCACTCCGCTGCCCGCCTTGCGCACCCGGTTGCCGTCGGCCAAGTAGGCATAAGTCACGCCCCCGGCCGCCACCAGCCGGTTCTCCGCGTCGTAGGTCATGACTCCGGCGCCCGCGTTGGTCAGGTTGCCGGCGGCGTCGTAGCTCATGCCGACAAACTGGTTCTTGCTGTTGGCCGTCTGGTCCAGGTTCTCCCCCTGCGGATACCCGGCGCAGGGCGCGGTCGCCAGGCAGGCCAGCTTCTTGTTCAGGTTCCCCCAGAGGTCGTAGACGTAGCTGTTGCCCCACAGGCTCCCCGCCGTCCAGGCATCCTTCACCCGGTTCAGCTCGTCATAGGTGAAGCGCTGGCCCCGGTTCAGATTGCGGTTG
This genomic interval carries:
- a CDS encoding RHS repeat-associated core domain-containing protein → NRNLNRGQRFTYDELNRVKDAWTAGSLWGNSYVYDLWGNLNKKLACLATAPCAGYPQGENLDQTANSKNQFVGMSYDAAGNLTNAGAGVMTYDAENRLVAAGGVTYAYLADGNRVRKAGSGVVDTAYWYGPNGELLAESDLSSNIREEYVFFNGRRVARRTAATGAVVYYFSDHLGSASVITNAAGTIVEESDYYPFGGERIIVNNDPNAYKFTGKERDAETGLDYFIARHYSSSLGRFLQPDEFAGGPVDAFSSNDPLPDSPLPYADISNPQSLNKYAYTYNNPLGYVDPDGHDGFTFLGIPVVYNCRPYCAAEWAHEKQHAADYWNRQMTLKDYEKRAFAAEAKVYENRLQELEQKQASGQKLSPEEQKEMNEIKKERLPTAQNNATDKGATDYVKNTNPGTDPNSTLWNPQPAKQDQQQQNQQQQQQQQKQQQQQQEEKKKKGNRK